A region of Faecalibacterium taiwanense DNA encodes the following proteins:
- a CDS encoding MarR family winged helix-turn-helix transcriptional regulator, with product MLEQAFQDVYTKFKLHFYQNVFQRFATREATLTTVESFCMEGIMAMGEPTIAEFSRMMQISTPNAAYKIGSLVKKGYVEKIQSTTDRREYHLRPTQKYIDYYNISYSYLHTVVERARERFSPEDCAKLEEMLTIVSTELMPELDMLKKDEKAE from the coding sequence ATGCTGGAACAGGCATTTCAGGACGTATACACCAAATTCAAGCTGCATTTCTACCAGAACGTTTTTCAGCGTTTTGCCACCCGGGAAGCCACGCTGACCACGGTGGAGTCCTTCTGCATGGAGGGCATCATGGCTATGGGCGAACCCACCATTGCGGAGTTTTCCCGCATGATGCAGATCTCCACCCCCAACGCGGCGTATAAGATCGGCAGTCTGGTGAAGAAGGGCTATGTGGAAAAGATCCAGTCCACCACCGACCGGCGCGAGTATCACCTGCGCCCCACCCAGAAGTATATCGATTACTACAACATCAGCTATTCCTATCTGCACACTGTGGTGGAGCGCGCAAGAGAGCGCTTCTCACCCGAGGACTGTGCAAAGCTGGAGGAGATGCTCACCATTGTGAGCACCGAGCTGATGCCCGAGTTGGATATGCTCAAGAAGGACGAAAAGGCAGAATAA